A genomic segment from Diadema setosum chromosome 11, eeDiaSeto1, whole genome shotgun sequence encodes:
- the LOC140235492 gene encoding protein dachsous-like yields MSNCRNGTSVGGSFHAFNGGKKSCWNRNQMTTSGRTRDKIQMYQKMEMSWRMYLFAVGLLGFSFISTCSAQERVFYNVKEEQPVGTVVVDLRNDTDHTSTFLFQAVPPEFTADGSTGIIRTAEVLDRETASQREYQILVFVSESGNFFAISVVITLTDVNDNSPEFFQAVTHKQVTEAVQPYMTKITGVTATDADEGIFDVQGYRIVAGNIDNTFDLDVRVRPNGVYMDIVVNKTLDHETIPEYTLVIEAFDGGDPQLTGNTTVVIEVTDVNDNSPVFTQTSFSAVINESAPVNSTVLQVTATDEDGGRNGEVVFSLQRDDGFFRIDPATGIIYLNRPLNFEQSSSHDFLVIAQDKAEQPMSSQPAYVSITVMNINEKPPSLEVLFLQEGGSPQVSEAAVADTTLARISVTDPDDGDLTNVTMTLTGGANQFSIEQSSNQVYFLVVSSSASPFDREQVSSYDISILATDRGSPPQHAEVNLTLAVTDINDNPPIFEPLVYSATIIEASEPGSQVTQVHATDADEGINSQIIYSIIFAGNHSEWFDINPVSGLVTTNRQVDREEASSVLLEVMARDKGTPSLASSSIVNITITDVNDNQPIFSSGTYNATILEERNIPYCFLQVTATDLDQGSSGQVSYSLASGLAPPPSQFSIDSRSGELCAISRLDRDSGQTEYQFPVKATDGGGLM; encoded by the coding sequence ATGAGTAACTGTAGAAATGGAACAAGTGTTGGTGGCAGCTTTCATGCTTTCAATGGAGGAAAGAAGTCGTGTTGGAACAGGAATCAAATGACCACTTCTGGAAGAACAAGAGACAAGATACAGATGTATCAAAAGATGGAGATGTCATGGAGAATGTACCTTTTTGCAGTAGGACTGTTGGGATTTAGCTTCATCTCTACATGCTCAGCCCAGGAGAGGGTCTtctataatgtaaaagaagagcAGCCTGTTGGGACAGTTGTTGTTGATCTTCGAAATGATACAGACCACACTTCAACATTTCTGTTCCAAGCAGTTCCTCCAGAATTTACAGCGGATGGATCTACTGGTATAATTAGGACTGCAGAAGTTTTAGATAGAGAAACAGCTTCTCAAAGAGAATACCAGATATTGGTGTTTGTGAGTGAAAGTGGTAACTTCTTTGCCATCTCTGTTGTGATCACACTGACTGATGTCAATGATAATAGTCCAGAGTTTTTTCAAGCTGTGACTCACAAACAAGTGACAGAGGCAGTACAACCTTATATGACAAAAATTACAGGAGTCACTGCAACAGATGCTGATGAGGGCATTTTTGATGTGCAGGGGTACAGGATTGTTGCAGGCAACATTGATAACACATTTGATCTCGATGTGAGAGTTCGTCCAAATGGGGTATACATGGACATTGTGGTCAATAAAACCCTTGATCATGAGACAATCCCCGAGTACACCCTCGTAATAGAAGCATTTGATGGGGGAGATCCACAGCTCACCGGAAACACCACAGTGGTTATTGAAGTGACTGATGTTAACGACAACTCGCCAGTCTTTACCCAAACTTCTTTTAGTGCCGTCATCAATGAAAGTGCGCCAGTGAACAGTACAGTTCTTCAAGTGACAGCCACAGATGAAGATGGAGGTAGAAATGGCGAGGTTGTTTTCAGTCTTCAAAGAGATGATGGGTTTTTTCGCATTGATCCAGCGACAGGAATAATCTATCTCAACCGACCTTTAAATTTTGAGCAGTCTTCATCACATGATTTCTTAGTGATAGCCCAAGACAAAGCTGAGCAACCTATGTCCAGTCAGCCTGCATATGTGTCCATAACAGTGATGAATATCAATGAAAAACCACCTTCTCTGGAGGTCCTATTTCTTCAAGAAGGGGGATCCCCACAGGTATCAGAAGCAGCAGTGGCAGACACCACACTTGCTCGCATCTCTGTAACAGACCCAGACGATGGTGATCTGACCAATGTCACCATGACGCTTACTGGTGGAGCCAACCAGTTCAGCATTGAACAGAGTAGCAATCAAGTATATTTCTTGGTTGTTTCAAGTTCAGCCAGTCCATTTGACAGGGAACAGGTATCCAGCTATGATATTTCCATCCTAGCCACAGATAGAGGCTCTCCACCCCAACATGCAGAGGTCAATTTGACTCTGGCTGTGACTGATATTAATGACAATCCACCCATATTTGAACCCTTAGTTTACTCTGCTACCATTATTGAGGCATCTGAACCTGGCTCTCAAGTTACACAAGTCCATGCTACAGATGCTGATGAAGGGATCAACTCCCAGATCATTTACAGTATAATTTTTGCAGGAAACCATTCGGAATGGTTTGATATTAACCCAGTATCTGGACTTGTTACTACAAATCGCCAAGTTGACCGTGAAGAAGCCAGCTCTGTGTTACTTGAAGTCATGGCAAGGGATAAAGGAACACCATCACTGGCATCTAGCAGTATTGTCAACATCACTATCACTGATGTCAATGACAACCAGCCAATCTTCTCGTCGGGGACGTACAATGCCACCATTCTTGAAGAACGGAATATTCCATATTGCTTCCTTCAG